Proteins found in one Neofelis nebulosa isolate mNeoNeb1 chromosome 3, mNeoNeb1.pri, whole genome shotgun sequence genomic segment:
- the PCDH18 gene encoding protocadherin-18 isoform X2: MNAKMHFRFVFALLTVSFNCDVLGKNLKYRIYEEQRVGSVIARLSEDVADVLVKLPNPSTVRFRAMQRGNSPLLVVNEDNGEISIGAKIDREQLCQKNLNCSIEFDVITLPTEHLQLFHIEVEVLDINDNAPQFSRSVIPIEISESAAVGTRIPLDSAFDPDVGENSLHTYSLSANDFFSIEVRTRTDGAKYAELIVVRELDRELKASYELQLTASDMGVPQRSGSSILKISISDSNDNSPAFEQQSYVIQLLENSPVGTLLLDLNATDPDEGANGKIVYSFSSHVSPKIIETFKIDSEKGHLTLFKQVDYEITKSYEIDVQAQDLGPNSIPAHCKIIIKVVDVNDNKPEININLMSPGKEEISYIFEGDPIDTFVALVRVQDKDSGLNGEIVCKLHGHGHFKLQKTYENNYLILTNATLDREKRSEYSLTVIAEDKGTPSLSSVKHFTVQINDINDNPPHFQRSRYEFAISENNSPGAYITTVTATDPDLGENGQVTYTILESFILGSSITTYVTIDPSNGAIYALRIFDHEEVSQITFMVEARDGGSPKQLVSNTTVVLTIIDENDNVPVVIGPALRNNTAEISIPKGAESGFHVTRIRAIDRDSGVNAELSCSIIAGNEENIFLIDPRSCDIHTNVSMESVSYTEWELSVIIQDKGNPQLHTKVLLKCTIFEYVESVTSTAMTSVSQASLDVSMVIIISLGAICAVLLVIMVLFATRCNREKKDTRSYNCRVAESTYQHHPKRPSRQIHKGDITLVPTMNGTLPIRSHHRSSPSSSPTLERGQMGSRQSHHSHQSLNSLVTISSNHVPENFSLELTHATPAVEVSQLLSMLHQGQYQPRPSFRGNKYSRSYRYALQDMDKFSLKDSGRGDSEAGDSDYDLGRDSPIDRLLGEGFSDLFLTDGRIPAAMRLCTEECRVLGHSDQCWMPPLPSPSSDYRSNMFIPGEEFPAQPQQQQHPHQSLEDDAQPADSGEKKKSFSTFGKDSPNEEDSGDTSTSSLLSEMSSVFQRLLPPSLDTCSECPEVDRSNSLERRKAPLPAKTAGYPQGVAAWAASTHFQNPANSGPPLGTHSSVQPSSKWLPAMEEIPENYEEDDFDNVLNHLNDGKHELMDASELVAEINKLLQDVRQS; the protein is encoded by the exons ATGAATGCTAAAATGCACTTTAGATTTGTTTTTGCACTCCTGACGGTGTCTTTCAACTGCGATGTGCTGGGCAAGAATTTGAAATACAGGATTTATGAGGAGCAGAGGGTTGGATCAGTGATTGCAAGACTATCAGAGGATGTGGCTGATGTTTTAGTTAAGCTACCTAATCCTTCCACCGTTCGTTTCCGAGCCATGCAAAGGGGGAATTCTCCTCTCCTTGTAGTAAATGAGGATAACGGAGAAATCAGCATAGGGGCTAAAATCGACCGCGAACAACTGTGCCAGAAAAACTTGAACTGCTCCATAGAGTTTGATGTGATCACTCTACCCACCGAGCATCTGCAGCTTTTCCATATTGAAGTCGAAGTGCTGGATATCAATGACAATGCTCCCCAGTTCTCAAGATCTGTCATACCTATTGAGATATCCGAGAGCGCGGCCGTTGGGACGCGCATCCCCCTGGACAGTGCATTTGATCCAGATGTTGGGGAAAATTCCCTCCACacctactctctctctgccaatgATTTTTTTAGTATTGAGGTTCGCACCAGGACCGATGGAGCCAAGTATGCAGAACTCATAGTGGTCAGAGAGCTGGATCGCGAGCTGAAGGCAAGCTATGAGCTTCAGCTCACTGCCTCAGACATGGGGGTGCCTCAGAGGTCTGGCTCATCCATACTAAAAATAAGCATTTCCGACTCCAACGACAACAGCCCTGCTTTTGAGCAGCAGTCTTATGTAATACAACTCTTAGAAAACTCCCCCGTTGGCACTTTGCTCCTTGACCTGAATGCCACAGATCCAGATGAGGGCGCTAATGGGAAAATTGTATATTCCTTCAGCAGTCATGTGTCTCCCAAAATTATAGAGACTTTTAAAATTGACTCAGAAAAAGGACATTTGACTCTTTTCAAGCAAGTGGATTATGAAATCACCAAATCCTATGAGATTGATGTTCAGGCTCAAGATTTGGGCCCAAATTCAATCCCAGCTCACTGCAAAATTATAATCAAGGTTGTGGATGTTAATGACAATAAACCTGAAATCAACATAAACCTCATGTCccctggaaaagaagaaatatcttaTATTTTTGAGGGGGATCCCATTGACACATTTGTTGCTTTGGTCAGGGTTCAGGACAAGGATTCTGGGCTGAATGGAGAAATAGTTTGTAAGCTTCACGGACATGGTCACTTTAAACTTCAGAAGACTtatgaaaacaattatttaatcTTGACAAATGCCACACTGGATAGAGAAAAGAGATCTGAATACAGTTTGACTGTAATCGCTGAGGACAAGGGGACACCCAGTCTTTCTTCAGTAAAACATTTTACTGTTCAGATCAATGATATAAATGACAATCCACCCCACTTCCAGAGAAGTCGATATGAATTTGCAATCTCAGAGAATAACTCGCCAGGGGCATATATCACCACCGTTACGGCCACAGATCCTGATCTTGGAGAAAATGGGCAAGTTACATATACCATTTTGGAGAGTTTTATCCTGGGCAGTTCCATAACTACCTATGTCACCATTGACCCATCTAATGGAGCCATCTATGCCCTCAGAATCTTTGATCATGAGGAAGTGAGTCAGATCACTTTCATGGTTGAAGCAAGAGACGGAGGAAGTCCAAAGCAACTAGTAAGCAATACCACAGTTGTGCTCACCATCATTGATGAAAATGACAACGTCCCTGTGGTTATTGGGCCTGCTCTGCGCAATAATACTGCAGAAATCTCCATTCCCAAAGGGGCTGAAAGTGGCTTTCATGTCACAAGAATAAGGGCAATTGACAGAGACTCTGGTGTGAATGCTGAACTCAGCTGCTCCATAATAGCAGGCAATGAGGAGAATATCTTTTTAATCGATCCACGATCGTGTGACATCCATACGAACGTAAGCATGGAATCTGTTTCCTACACCGAGTGGGAGCTCTCAGTCATCATCCAGGACAAAGGCAATCCCCAGCTGCATACCAAAGTCCTTCTGAAGTGTACGATCTTTGAATATGTAGAGTCAGTGACAAGTACAGCAATGACCTCAGTCAGCCAGGCATCTTTGGATGTCTCCATGgttataattatttccttaggagcAATCTGTGCAGTGTTGTTGGTTATCATGGTGCTGTTTGCAACGAGGTGTAACCGAGAAAAGAAAGACACTAGATCCTACAACTGCAGGGTAGCAGAATCCACTTACCAGCATCACCCAAAAAGGCCATCCAGGCAGATTCACAAAGGGGACATCACATTGGTGCCTACGATGAATGGCACTCTGCCCATCAGATCTCATCACAGATCGTCTCCATCCTCATCCCCCACCTTGGAAAGAGGGCAGATGGGTAGCCGGCAGAGTCACCACAGTCACCAGTCCCTCAACAGTTTGGTGACAATCTCATCCAACCACGTGCCAGAGAATTTCTCACTAGAACTCACCCATGCCACTCCTGCCGTTGAG GTCTCCCAGCTTCTTTCAATGCTTCACCAGGGGCAGTATCAACCAAGGCCAAGTTTTCGAGGAAACAAATATTCCAGGAGTTATAG ATATGCCCTCCAAGACATGGACAAATTTAGCTTGAAAGACAGTGGCCGTGGTGACAGTGAAGCAGGAGACAGTGATTATGATTTGGGGCGAGATTCACCAATAGACAGGCTGCTGGGTGAAGGATTCAGTGACCTGTTCCTTACAGATGGAAGAATTCCAGCAG CTATGAGGCTTTGCACGGAGGAGTGCAGGGTCCTGGGACACTCTGACCAGTGCTGGATGCCGCCTCTGCCCTCGCCGTCCTCTGACTACAGGAGTAACATGTTCATCCCGGGGGAAGAATTCCCAGCACaaccccagcagcagcagcacccccATCAGAGTCTTGAGGACGACGCCCAGCCTGCAGATTCTGGTGAGAAGAAGAAGAGTTTCTCCACCTTTGGGAAGGACTCCCCAAACGAGGAGGACTCCGGGGACACCAGCACGTCCTCTCTGCTCTCGGAAATGAGCAGCGTGTTCCAGCGCCTCCTACCCCCTTCCCTGGACACCTGCTCCGAGTGTCCCGAGGTGGATCGCTCCAACTCTCTGGAACGGCGGAAGGCGCCTTTGCCAGCCAAGACTGCGGGTTACCCGCAAGGCGTGGCAGCCTGGGCAGCTAGTACACATTTTCAGAATCCCGCCAACTCGGGGCCCCCACTTGGAACTCACTCCAGTGTGCAGCCTTCTTCCAAGTGGCTGCCGGCCATGGAGGAGATCCCCGAAAACTATGAAGAAGATGATTTTGATAATGTGCTCAACCATCTCAACGACGGGAAACACGAACTCATGGATGCCAGCGAGCTGGTGGCGGAGATTAACAAACTGCTTCAAGACGTTCGCCAGAGCTAG
- the PCDH18 gene encoding protocadherin-18 isoform X1, with protein sequence MNAKMHFRFVFALLTVSFNCDVLGKNLKYRIYEEQRVGSVIARLSEDVADVLVKLPNPSTVRFRAMQRGNSPLLVVNEDNGEISIGAKIDREQLCQKNLNCSIEFDVITLPTEHLQLFHIEVEVLDINDNAPQFSRSVIPIEISESAAVGTRIPLDSAFDPDVGENSLHTYSLSANDFFSIEVRTRTDGAKYAELIVVRELDRELKASYELQLTASDMGVPQRSGSSILKISISDSNDNSPAFEQQSYVIQLLENSPVGTLLLDLNATDPDEGANGKIVYSFSSHVSPKIIETFKIDSEKGHLTLFKQVDYEITKSYEIDVQAQDLGPNSIPAHCKIIIKVVDVNDNKPEININLMSPGKEEISYIFEGDPIDTFVALVRVQDKDSGLNGEIVCKLHGHGHFKLQKTYENNYLILTNATLDREKRSEYSLTVIAEDKGTPSLSSVKHFTVQINDINDNPPHFQRSRYEFAISENNSPGAYITTVTATDPDLGENGQVTYTILESFILGSSITTYVTIDPSNGAIYALRIFDHEEVSQITFMVEARDGGSPKQLVSNTTVVLTIIDENDNVPVVIGPALRNNTAEISIPKGAESGFHVTRIRAIDRDSGVNAELSCSIIAGNEENIFLIDPRSCDIHTNVSMESVSYTEWELSVIIQDKGNPQLHTKVLLKCTIFEYVESVTSTAMTSVSQASLDVSMVIIISLGAICAVLLVIMVLFATRCNREKKDTRSYNCRVAESTYQHHPKRPSRQIHKGDITLVPTMNGTLPIRSHHRSSPSSSPTLERGQMGSRQSHHSHQSLNSLVTISSNHVPENFSLELTHATPAVEQVSQLLSMLHQGQYQPRPSFRGNKYSRSYRYALQDMDKFSLKDSGRGDSEAGDSDYDLGRDSPIDRLLGEGFSDLFLTDGRIPAAMRLCTEECRVLGHSDQCWMPPLPSPSSDYRSNMFIPGEEFPAQPQQQQHPHQSLEDDAQPADSGEKKKSFSTFGKDSPNEEDSGDTSTSSLLSEMSSVFQRLLPPSLDTCSECPEVDRSNSLERRKAPLPAKTAGYPQGVAAWAASTHFQNPANSGPPLGTHSSVQPSSKWLPAMEEIPENYEEDDFDNVLNHLNDGKHELMDASELVAEINKLLQDVRQS encoded by the exons ATGAATGCTAAAATGCACTTTAGATTTGTTTTTGCACTCCTGACGGTGTCTTTCAACTGCGATGTGCTGGGCAAGAATTTGAAATACAGGATTTATGAGGAGCAGAGGGTTGGATCAGTGATTGCAAGACTATCAGAGGATGTGGCTGATGTTTTAGTTAAGCTACCTAATCCTTCCACCGTTCGTTTCCGAGCCATGCAAAGGGGGAATTCTCCTCTCCTTGTAGTAAATGAGGATAACGGAGAAATCAGCATAGGGGCTAAAATCGACCGCGAACAACTGTGCCAGAAAAACTTGAACTGCTCCATAGAGTTTGATGTGATCACTCTACCCACCGAGCATCTGCAGCTTTTCCATATTGAAGTCGAAGTGCTGGATATCAATGACAATGCTCCCCAGTTCTCAAGATCTGTCATACCTATTGAGATATCCGAGAGCGCGGCCGTTGGGACGCGCATCCCCCTGGACAGTGCATTTGATCCAGATGTTGGGGAAAATTCCCTCCACacctactctctctctgccaatgATTTTTTTAGTATTGAGGTTCGCACCAGGACCGATGGAGCCAAGTATGCAGAACTCATAGTGGTCAGAGAGCTGGATCGCGAGCTGAAGGCAAGCTATGAGCTTCAGCTCACTGCCTCAGACATGGGGGTGCCTCAGAGGTCTGGCTCATCCATACTAAAAATAAGCATTTCCGACTCCAACGACAACAGCCCTGCTTTTGAGCAGCAGTCTTATGTAATACAACTCTTAGAAAACTCCCCCGTTGGCACTTTGCTCCTTGACCTGAATGCCACAGATCCAGATGAGGGCGCTAATGGGAAAATTGTATATTCCTTCAGCAGTCATGTGTCTCCCAAAATTATAGAGACTTTTAAAATTGACTCAGAAAAAGGACATTTGACTCTTTTCAAGCAAGTGGATTATGAAATCACCAAATCCTATGAGATTGATGTTCAGGCTCAAGATTTGGGCCCAAATTCAATCCCAGCTCACTGCAAAATTATAATCAAGGTTGTGGATGTTAATGACAATAAACCTGAAATCAACATAAACCTCATGTCccctggaaaagaagaaatatcttaTATTTTTGAGGGGGATCCCATTGACACATTTGTTGCTTTGGTCAGGGTTCAGGACAAGGATTCTGGGCTGAATGGAGAAATAGTTTGTAAGCTTCACGGACATGGTCACTTTAAACTTCAGAAGACTtatgaaaacaattatttaatcTTGACAAATGCCACACTGGATAGAGAAAAGAGATCTGAATACAGTTTGACTGTAATCGCTGAGGACAAGGGGACACCCAGTCTTTCTTCAGTAAAACATTTTACTGTTCAGATCAATGATATAAATGACAATCCACCCCACTTCCAGAGAAGTCGATATGAATTTGCAATCTCAGAGAATAACTCGCCAGGGGCATATATCACCACCGTTACGGCCACAGATCCTGATCTTGGAGAAAATGGGCAAGTTACATATACCATTTTGGAGAGTTTTATCCTGGGCAGTTCCATAACTACCTATGTCACCATTGACCCATCTAATGGAGCCATCTATGCCCTCAGAATCTTTGATCATGAGGAAGTGAGTCAGATCACTTTCATGGTTGAAGCAAGAGACGGAGGAAGTCCAAAGCAACTAGTAAGCAATACCACAGTTGTGCTCACCATCATTGATGAAAATGACAACGTCCCTGTGGTTATTGGGCCTGCTCTGCGCAATAATACTGCAGAAATCTCCATTCCCAAAGGGGCTGAAAGTGGCTTTCATGTCACAAGAATAAGGGCAATTGACAGAGACTCTGGTGTGAATGCTGAACTCAGCTGCTCCATAATAGCAGGCAATGAGGAGAATATCTTTTTAATCGATCCACGATCGTGTGACATCCATACGAACGTAAGCATGGAATCTGTTTCCTACACCGAGTGGGAGCTCTCAGTCATCATCCAGGACAAAGGCAATCCCCAGCTGCATACCAAAGTCCTTCTGAAGTGTACGATCTTTGAATATGTAGAGTCAGTGACAAGTACAGCAATGACCTCAGTCAGCCAGGCATCTTTGGATGTCTCCATGgttataattatttccttaggagcAATCTGTGCAGTGTTGTTGGTTATCATGGTGCTGTTTGCAACGAGGTGTAACCGAGAAAAGAAAGACACTAGATCCTACAACTGCAGGGTAGCAGAATCCACTTACCAGCATCACCCAAAAAGGCCATCCAGGCAGATTCACAAAGGGGACATCACATTGGTGCCTACGATGAATGGCACTCTGCCCATCAGATCTCATCACAGATCGTCTCCATCCTCATCCCCCACCTTGGAAAGAGGGCAGATGGGTAGCCGGCAGAGTCACCACAGTCACCAGTCCCTCAACAGTTTGGTGACAATCTCATCCAACCACGTGCCAGAGAATTTCTCACTAGAACTCACCCATGCCACTCCTGCCGTTGAG CAGGTCTCCCAGCTTCTTTCAATGCTTCACCAGGGGCAGTATCAACCAAGGCCAAGTTTTCGAGGAAACAAATATTCCAGGAGTTATAG ATATGCCCTCCAAGACATGGACAAATTTAGCTTGAAAGACAGTGGCCGTGGTGACAGTGAAGCAGGAGACAGTGATTATGATTTGGGGCGAGATTCACCAATAGACAGGCTGCTGGGTGAAGGATTCAGTGACCTGTTCCTTACAGATGGAAGAATTCCAGCAG CTATGAGGCTTTGCACGGAGGAGTGCAGGGTCCTGGGACACTCTGACCAGTGCTGGATGCCGCCTCTGCCCTCGCCGTCCTCTGACTACAGGAGTAACATGTTCATCCCGGGGGAAGAATTCCCAGCACaaccccagcagcagcagcacccccATCAGAGTCTTGAGGACGACGCCCAGCCTGCAGATTCTGGTGAGAAGAAGAAGAGTTTCTCCACCTTTGGGAAGGACTCCCCAAACGAGGAGGACTCCGGGGACACCAGCACGTCCTCTCTGCTCTCGGAAATGAGCAGCGTGTTCCAGCGCCTCCTACCCCCTTCCCTGGACACCTGCTCCGAGTGTCCCGAGGTGGATCGCTCCAACTCTCTGGAACGGCGGAAGGCGCCTTTGCCAGCCAAGACTGCGGGTTACCCGCAAGGCGTGGCAGCCTGGGCAGCTAGTACACATTTTCAGAATCCCGCCAACTCGGGGCCCCCACTTGGAACTCACTCCAGTGTGCAGCCTTCTTCCAAGTGGCTGCCGGCCATGGAGGAGATCCCCGAAAACTATGAAGAAGATGATTTTGATAATGTGCTCAACCATCTCAACGACGGGAAACACGAACTCATGGATGCCAGCGAGCTGGTGGCGGAGATTAACAAACTGCTTCAAGACGTTCGCCAGAGCTAG